Proteins co-encoded in one Cytophaga hutchinsonii ATCC 33406 genomic window:
- a CDS encoding YcxB family protein yields the protein MKIEIDLTFDRKYFEEIYYKDFRTSYFKSPSTKVPFRNLLLGTITLIVFYCYARYKDTYGLFIVGVIIFATLLWSYLAALNTIIKWKKSIVAYLDREEKYEKNKIILSDDYFTLIQDSNEVIEHWSNFKHAEITETHMRLEAKETFLIPKSCMTDAEYELLKHTISDKMK from the coding sequence ATGAAGATAGAAATTGATCTCACGTTTGACCGGAAATATTTTGAAGAAATTTATTATAAAGATTTTCGTACGTCTTATTTTAAAAGCCCTTCAACGAAAGTTCCTTTCCGCAATTTGTTGTTAGGCACCATAACACTTATTGTGTTCTACTGTTATGCAAGATATAAAGATACATATGGCTTATTTATTGTCGGTGTAATTATTTTTGCAACCTTACTCTGGTCCTATTTAGCTGCATTGAATACAATAATAAAATGGAAGAAAAGTATTGTTGCATACCTGGATCGGGAAGAGAAATATGAAAAAAATAAGATCATTCTTTCAGATGACTATTTTACATTGATACAGGATTCGAATGAAGTGATTGAACATTGGTCAAATTTTAAGCATGCTGAAATAACAGAGACACATATGCGTTTAGAGGCAAAAGAAACATTTCTGATTCCTAAAAGCTGTATGACAGACGCTGAATATGAACTATTGAAACATACAATTTCGGATAAAATGAAATGA
- a CDS encoding Ig-like domain-containing protein, whose translation MKKTIRKGFTLLAFCAMGFTSQAQQFAATMLDFTNQNPIEHEFGFSSVEFNGYSIYGTEFNQTINIYKDNALLFQAVSPFYLQPGSRSFGHAVAMNEGWVAVGAYQDDVTPSNPNSDVEGRVYLSKNINGVPQNNFTTSITAQTPAHRDQFGEVIDMYGEWMVIGAPSNGEIDKGYIEIWKQTSTGWERKQKIQAAGLPSGAKFGFSVAINGDYIVVGAPNAQKVFVYKNTNGVWALHSSFTPDMPTWARIYDSSTQKYYSFFGHDVDVFGNKIIVGDPNQSVQKAAILTINASTTTLSHALVPPGYSTSAFTHYGGYGHSVAINDDRAVVGAPIEYGPDLTDKQTEGKVFFYENNFQYKGYMNVGSPAGKTVGGLGRSVDLNGEYVLVGAEFTHNTITNRLIEGVAFRMPFYYITQSGNTPPSVSITSPTVNSTYYAPATITLEAFANDADGSVTRVEFYQNSTYLGSDNTAPYSFTVPNVSAGSKYFYVKAFDNQGAIALNDVIFNVNTPLPAADINGPACGSKNQTLLFELSAAKRINATGYNWYYTGSNQSITPVSGSAYKVNVATGNNFSAGQLCVGVNYSAAPWHATYCINVTTCSALREGAADDASIAFNTGSVTYPNPFNTTSTIEFADKNTSAKILVLDATGVVVMKTQATGSFSFGADFKPGMYLVTLEFSDKTESVKVVKE comes from the coding sequence ATGAAAAAAACAATCCGTAAAGGGTTTACTCTTTTGGCATTTTGTGCCATGGGTTTTACCAGCCAGGCACAACAGTTTGCCGCAACAATGCTCGATTTTACAAATCAGAATCCAATCGAACATGAATTTGGATTTTCGTCTGTTGAGTTCAATGGATATTCTATTTATGGTACAGAATTCAACCAGACCATAAATATCTACAAAGACAATGCCTTGCTGTTTCAGGCCGTTTCACCTTTTTACCTACAACCTGGCAGCAGAAGCTTTGGCCACGCTGTAGCAATGAATGAAGGATGGGTTGCTGTAGGTGCGTATCAGGATGATGTTACACCTTCTAATCCAAATTCAGATGTTGAGGGTAGGGTATACCTATCAAAGAATATCAATGGTGTTCCTCAGAATAATTTCACTACAAGTATTACTGCACAGACACCTGCACACAGGGATCAGTTCGGAGAAGTTATTGACATGTACGGTGAATGGATGGTAATAGGTGCGCCAAGCAATGGAGAAATCGACAAGGGGTATATTGAGATCTGGAAACAAACATCTACCGGCTGGGAAAGAAAGCAGAAAATACAGGCGGCAGGATTGCCATCCGGAGCGAAGTTTGGATTTTCTGTTGCTATAAATGGTGATTACATTGTTGTTGGAGCACCAAATGCGCAAAAAGTTTTTGTATATAAAAATACAAATGGTGTGTGGGCATTGCATTCTTCTTTCACTCCGGACATGCCGACCTGGGCAAGGATCTATGATTCGTCCACGCAGAAATATTATTCATTTTTTGGTCATGATGTAGATGTATTCGGCAATAAAATAATTGTAGGAGATCCGAATCAAAGCGTTCAAAAAGCAGCGATCCTAACAATCAATGCAAGTACTACTACATTATCACATGCATTAGTACCTCCGGGATATTCAACAAGCGCTTTCACACACTATGGTGGATATGGGCATTCAGTAGCTATTAATGACGACAGAGCTGTAGTAGGCGCACCTATAGAGTATGGGCCTGATTTAACAGATAAGCAGACTGAAGGGAAAGTTTTCTTCTATGAAAACAATTTTCAATATAAAGGTTATATGAATGTTGGTTCACCGGCAGGTAAAACTGTTGGCGGATTGGGAAGAAGTGTTGACTTGAATGGTGAATATGTATTGGTGGGTGCAGAGTTCACGCACAATACAATTACAAATCGCCTTATCGAAGGTGTTGCCTTTCGTATGCCGTTCTATTATATAACACAGTCAGGAAATACACCTCCTTCTGTATCTATTACTTCGCCTACAGTTAATTCAACCTATTATGCACCTGCAACAATAACTCTTGAAGCGTTTGCAAATGATGCAGACGGGTCTGTTACCAGGGTAGAATTTTATCAAAACAGTACATATCTGGGATCTGATAATACAGCACCCTATTCATTTACAGTACCAAACGTTTCAGCCGGAAGTAAATATTTCTATGTTAAAGCATTCGATAACCAGGGTGCAATAGCTCTTAACGATGTTATCTTCAATGTGAATACTCCGCTTCCTGCTGCAGATATCAACGGACCGGCATGCGGTTCAAAAAACCAAACGCTATTATTTGAACTGTCTGCAGCCAAAAGAATAAATGCTACGGGCTACAACTGGTATTATACAGGTTCTAACCAAAGCATAACGCCTGTTTCAGGTTCTGCTTATAAAGTGAATGTAGCTACAGGAAATAATTTCTCTGCGGGTCAATTATGTGTCGGTGTAAATTATAGTGCAGCGCCATGGCATGCGACCTATTGCATCAACGTTACGACCTGTTCCGCATTACGGGAAGGCGCTGCAGACGATGCTTCAATTGCATTTAATACAGGCAGCGTAACGTATCCTAATCCGTTCAATACAACCTCAACCATTGAGTTTGCAGACAAAAACACATCAGCAAAAATTCTGGTATTAGATGCTACAGGAGTTGTAGTTATGAAAACACAGGCTACAGGTTCATTCTCATTCGGTGCAGATTTTAAACCGGGTATGTATCTTGTTACATTGGAGTTTTCTGACAAAACAGAATCTGTTAAAGTAGTAAAAGAATAA
- a CDS encoding WG repeat-containing protein, giving the protein MKKTHVLLTFLAVFYSLISLAQNGLVQIKAESGKWGYANLKGEEVIPAKFKNCNPFSSDGFAVVVLTSGYSIINVKGEEIPTEVHDYEIIQGIFGIGPKGFENGLLGIRSGKKWGYLNTSGKLAIPLNYDYITEFNGGYATARNGGRFIVLDTKGKETSLVSKDNIDDIKHFSEGLAPVRSSNGLFGFANTKAEIAIPVQFKSVGYFSGGLAWAKNTEGKAGFINPKGEWVIQPTYLDVTNFDPVSKFAKVKQESGWSYIDASGKPLVVSTTESWGDFSDGLAAGEQGGKKGFYNTKGEWVIKPQFEGVRKFENGYAAAKQGGKWGIIDASGNWVIKPVYSGINDVVLIK; this is encoded by the coding sequence ATGAAAAAAACACATGTATTACTTACATTCTTAGCAGTATTTTATTCACTGATTTCGTTGGCGCAAAACGGACTTGTTCAAATAAAAGCGGAAAGTGGAAAGTGGGGATATGCCAATCTTAAAGGAGAAGAAGTTATTCCTGCGAAATTTAAAAACTGCAATCCATTCTCATCCGATGGTTTTGCAGTGGTCGTGCTAACAAGCGGCTATTCCATCATTAACGTGAAAGGCGAAGAAATTCCGACTGAGGTGCATGACTATGAAATCATACAAGGCATTTTTGGTATTGGTCCAAAGGGTTTTGAAAATGGTTTACTAGGCATTCGTTCAGGTAAAAAATGGGGCTATTTAAATACATCCGGAAAGCTGGCTATTCCATTGAACTACGATTATATAACTGAATTTAACGGTGGTTATGCAACAGCTCGTAACGGAGGCCGCTTTATTGTTCTGGATACAAAAGGAAAAGAAACATCGTTGGTTAGCAAAGATAATATTGATGACATAAAACATTTCTCAGAAGGATTGGCTCCGGTTAGATCAAGCAACGGACTGTTTGGTTTTGCAAATACAAAAGCAGAGATCGCTATTCCTGTACAGTTTAAAAGTGTCGGGTATTTTTCCGGCGGACTTGCCTGGGCAAAAAATACAGAAGGTAAAGCTGGGTTTATAAATCCAAAAGGAGAATGGGTAATTCAACCGACGTATCTGGATGTTACCAATTTTGATCCGGTATCTAAATTTGCAAAAGTAAAACAGGAAAGCGGCTGGTCATATATTGATGCTTCGGGTAAGCCATTAGTTGTGTCGACAACTGAAAGCTGGGGCGATTTCAGCGATGGTCTGGCAGCGGGAGAACAAGGCGGCAAAAAAGGTTTTTATAATACAAAAGGTGAGTGGGTTATCAAGCCTCAGTTTGAAGGAGTACGAAAATTTGAGAACGGCTATGCAGCAGCCAAACAAGGCGGTAAATGGGGCATAATTGATGCGAGTGGTAATTGGGTTATTAAACCGGTTTATAGCGGTATAAACGACGTTGTGTTAATAAAATAA
- a CDS encoding bifunctional ADP-heptose synthase gives MLSKTKVIEYHTAEDLFKVFRTFNVLIIGDVMIDSYLWGKVERISPEAPVPILQVEKREIRPGGAANVALNIKSLGATPLLCGLVGDDKDGADFLKILEDNQLPTEGIVSSKDRVTTIKHRIISNAHHMLRVDQEDDRVTNTAELALLKTRIDSLIDKAQVIIFEDYDKGVLSEELIAYVTDKANAQGIPTVVDPKKRNFLQYKNCSLFKPNRKELKEGIKTDANLNDSKQLEQTVEELIRLLTCDSVLITLSEKGVYWTDSSEHLHIPAHHREIADVSGAGDTVISVAALCAAARTKPAILAALSNLSGGLVCEQVGVVPIDKKLLQQEAEKLKIIQ, from the coding sequence ATGCTTAGCAAAACTAAAGTAATTGAATACCATACAGCGGAAGACCTTTTTAAGGTCTTCCGTACTTTTAATGTATTGATCATCGGTGATGTGATGATCGATTCCTATTTATGGGGAAAAGTAGAACGTATTTCTCCGGAAGCACCGGTGCCCATCCTTCAGGTTGAAAAAAGAGAGATCAGACCCGGCGGTGCAGCAAATGTTGCGCTGAACATTAAATCATTGGGCGCTACTCCCCTTCTATGCGGCTTAGTGGGCGATGATAAAGATGGCGCTGATTTTTTAAAAATACTTGAAGACAATCAATTACCAACAGAAGGCATTGTTTCCAGCAAAGACCGTGTAACAACAATCAAGCACCGGATCATTTCAAATGCACACCACATGCTGCGTGTAGATCAGGAAGATGACCGCGTAACAAACACGGCTGAATTAGCTTTATTAAAAACACGTATCGATTCACTGATTGACAAAGCACAGGTGATCATTTTTGAAGATTATGATAAAGGTGTCTTAAGCGAAGAACTGATCGCATACGTAACAGATAAAGCAAATGCGCAAGGCATACCAACGGTGGTAGATCCGAAGAAGCGTAATTTTTTACAGTATAAAAACTGCAGCTTATTTAAGCCAAACAGAAAAGAATTAAAAGAAGGCATTAAAACCGATGCGAATTTAAACGACAGCAAACAGCTTGAACAAACCGTTGAAGAGTTAATTCGTTTGTTAACGTGCGACAGTGTTTTAATTACGCTATCTGAAAAAGGTGTTTACTGGACAGACAGCTCAGAGCATTTACACATACCGGCACACCATAGAGAAATTGCTGACGTATCAGGCGCTGGCGATACGGTTATCAGTGTAGCTGCGCTATGCGCGGCAGCACGCACGAAACCAGCCATCCTGGCGGCATTATCTAATCTCTCCGGAGGATTGGTATGCGAACAGGTTGGTGTAGTACCTATTGACAAAAAATTATTGCAACAGGAAGCAGAAAAGCTGAAAATCATTCAGTAA
- a CDS encoding pyridoxal phosphate-dependent aminotransferase: MTTITNPQTLSTVVNSLSESETLAMTKKARELASQGNKVISLSVGEPDFKTPQHVMDAAKKAIDEGYHSYSPVAGFADLRAAIAEKLVKENNINVTAENIVVSTGAKQSLANVIQAIVDKGQEVIILAPYWVSYSEMVKLAEGKSVILTGTIENDFKVTAAEIAKAITPKTRAIMYSSPCNPSGSVYSEKELREIGELLKQNPQIVAIADEIYEYINFEGKNFSLGSIDEIKDQVVTVNGFSKGFAMTGWRLGYIAAPKYIAAATEKLQGQVTSGTCSITQRAGLAALQGDLSAPLKMKEAYLRRRDLIIDLLKEIPGLKINKPAGAFYIFPDVSAYLGKSVNGQVIKTSSDLSMFILNDAFVSTVGGDSFGSPNNIRISFAASDENIIEAIKRIKECLAKLK, from the coding sequence ATGACAACAATTACGAATCCTCAAACGCTTTCAACGGTTGTAAATTCTTTATCGGAATCTGAAACCTTAGCGATGACAAAAAAAGCAAGAGAACTAGCGTCTCAGGGCAATAAGGTAATAAGCTTAAGTGTTGGAGAGCCAGACTTCAAGACACCGCAGCATGTTATGGATGCAGCTAAGAAGGCGATCGATGAAGGATATCACTCATATAGCCCGGTTGCAGGTTTTGCTGATTTGCGCGCTGCTATTGCTGAAAAATTAGTTAAAGAAAATAATATTAACGTTACAGCTGAAAACATTGTTGTATCTACAGGTGCAAAACAATCGTTGGCAAATGTTATTCAGGCTATTGTTGACAAAGGTCAGGAAGTAATCATCCTTGCTCCGTACTGGGTAAGTTATTCTGAAATGGTAAAATTAGCAGAAGGAAAATCTGTGATCTTAACCGGAACAATCGAAAACGATTTCAAAGTAACCGCTGCAGAAATTGCAAAAGCGATTACTCCTAAAACACGTGCGATCATGTATTCTTCTCCATGTAACCCTTCAGGTTCTGTGTATTCAGAAAAAGAATTACGTGAGATCGGTGAATTATTAAAACAAAATCCGCAGATCGTTGCTATTGCCGATGAGATCTACGAATACATCAACTTTGAAGGTAAAAACTTCAGCCTTGGTTCTATTGACGAAATCAAAGATCAGGTAGTTACTGTAAACGGTTTCTCTAAAGGTTTTGCTATGACTGGCTGGAGACTGGGTTACATTGCTGCGCCAAAATACATTGCTGCTGCAACGGAGAAATTACAGGGACAGGTTACTTCAGGTACATGCTCTATCACACAACGTGCGGGCTTAGCTGCGTTACAAGGTGATTTATCTGCACCATTGAAAATGAAAGAAGCATACTTAAGAAGACGTGACCTGATCATTGACCTGTTAAAAGAAATTCCAGGTTTGAAAATCAACAAACCTGCCGGTGCATTCTACATCTTCCCGGATGTTAGTGCATATTTAGGTAAATCAGTAAACGGACAGGTAATTAAAACGTCCAGCGATTTATCTATGTTTATCCTGAATGATGCATTCGTATCTACAGTAGGTGGCGATTCATTTGGTTCTCCAAATAACATTCGTATCTCATTTGCTGCATCTGACGAAAACATCATTGAAGCGATCAAACGTATTAAAGAATGCTTAGCAAAACTAAAGTAA
- a CDS encoding leucine-rich repeat domain-containing protein codes for MKKVIIHIVFFLTSITGYGQQTVSIPDAAFLAFLKNNFPQTINTSDQLVTSIAAQVTGNISCGNSGITNLEGIQYFSKVTKISAINNNIVSIPSLLPMTNLETVHIYNNKLATMPDFAGMQKLKTVLLYENELTQMPLFGNNPIIEEIIISKNKLTSLSPLSVVPSLLKLDVGENALTQLPDLSLNVNLEELICWSNKLTALPSLKNLTKLKRLNAGTNKLTQTPDLSANTALTIVALDNNFLKDIPNILDYNLTTVKLYNNYFTFEDLYPYTTRANFSTAFDCTPMLRIPIADTIDAYYSQSVDIHTNIDKTLSNVTYEWFEGSASVAVGDAAVITSANGTGVSKRYLYAKIKHPSIPNLTLTTDSILVRFNPCPVSADITYTASKKDCGNAGAVNIDVHGYVPPETTYILTSTSFGSNEYYQSGNITGLVDTAYQLQIEFIPGCVVDYLPLIEMPYVDCKEVFMTPNGDGDMDTYFIPGSGNAIIYDKNGREVKKVKLPYEWNGYGPNGLVQAGYYIIVVNGGKDRIYISVLY; via the coding sequence ATGAAAAAGGTAATCATACATATTGTATTTTTTCTGACTTCCATAACAGGATATGGGCAGCAGACAGTATCAATACCGGATGCTGCTTTTTTAGCATTTTTAAAAAACAATTTTCCACAAACCATAAATACATCAGACCAGCTTGTGACCAGCATTGCAGCGCAGGTTACAGGAAATATTTCCTGCGGCAATTCAGGCATCACAAATCTGGAGGGAATTCAATATTTTTCTAAAGTTACCAAGATCAGTGCCATTAATAATAACATTGTTTCTATTCCGTCCTTATTGCCCATGACGAATCTTGAGACGGTGCATATTTACAATAATAAATTAGCTACAATGCCCGATTTTGCAGGCATGCAGAAATTAAAAACGGTATTGCTGTATGAAAATGAATTAACACAAATGCCCTTGTTTGGCAATAATCCCATCATTGAAGAAATCATTATTTCAAAAAATAAATTAACCAGTCTGTCGCCCTTGTCTGTTGTGCCTTCGCTGTTAAAATTAGATGTTGGTGAAAACGCATTGACGCAACTTCCGGATCTTTCCCTCAATGTAAATCTAGAAGAGTTAATCTGCTGGTCCAATAAACTTACCGCACTGCCATCCTTAAAAAATCTGACAAAACTGAAGCGGTTAAATGCCGGTACAAATAAATTAACCCAGACACCTGATTTGTCGGCCAATACAGCTCTTACAATCGTTGCCCTGGATAATAATTTCCTGAAGGATATACCAAATATTCTGGACTATAACTTAACAACCGTGAAGTTATACAATAACTATTTTACGTTTGAAGATTTGTATCCGTACACAACACGGGCGAATTTTTCAACTGCGTTTGATTGCACACCGATGCTGCGGATACCCATTGCAGATACAATTGATGCATATTATAGTCAGTCAGTAGATATTCATACAAACATTGATAAAACGTTAAGTAATGTAACGTATGAATGGTTTGAAGGCAGTGCCTCTGTGGCAGTAGGTGATGCCGCGGTTATAACTTCCGCAAACGGAACGGGCGTATCCAAACGTTACCTGTATGCTAAAATTAAACACCCATCCATTCCGAATCTCACATTAACAACGGATTCAATCCTGGTTCGCTTTAATCCGTGTCCGGTGTCAGCAGACATCACATACACTGCTTCTAAAAAAGACTGCGGCAATGCAGGAGCTGTGAACATAGACGTACACGGGTATGTTCCGCCAGAAACAACCTATATCTTAACAAGCACATCATTTGGCTCCAACGAATATTATCAGTCGGGCAATATTACTGGCCTGGTTGATACTGCCTATCAATTACAGATTGAATTTATACCAGGCTGTGTGGTAGATTACCTGCCATTGATTGAGATGCCTTATGTAGATTGTAAAGAAGTGTTCATGACCCCGAATGGAGATGGCGACATGGATACCTATTTTATTCCCGGTTCAGGCAATGCCATTATTTATGATAAGAACGGGAGGGAAGTAAAAAAAGTAAAATTACCCTACGAATGGAATGGCTATGGCCCGAATGGACTGGTACAGGCAGGGTATTACATCATTGTGGTAAATGGCGGCAAAGACCGGATCTACATCAGTGTACTGTATTGA
- a CDS encoding ROK family protein, translating into MFKIGIDLGGTKIETVILNPEGAEIYRNRVLTLQERGYAAIVNTVAEAYSNALTVINNKAHTFGIGTPGSVSSKTGLMKNSNTVCLNGKPLQKDLQKLINRPVSIENDANCFAMAEARIGAGKGHAVVFGVIMGTGCGGGIVIQNNVLNGLQSLGGEWGHMTVDPNGPLCYCGKKGCVETYISGSGISNQYFELTGKRLPAIHILESEQKEAVEVKESFLDQFGRALSNVISIIDPDMIVLGGGLSNYLPLYSEGIERVKKYIFSDDLITPIVKNKTGDSAGVLGAAWIGR; encoded by the coding sequence ATGTTTAAAATTGGTATTGACTTAGGTGGAACAAAAATAGAAACGGTTATTCTGAATCCGGAAGGTGCTGAGATCTATCGAAACAGAGTGCTGACCCTTCAGGAGCGTGGATATGCTGCCATTGTCAATACAGTTGCTGAAGCATATTCGAATGCATTAACGGTAATCAATAATAAAGCACATACCTTTGGTATCGGTACACCGGGCTCGGTCTCCTCTAAAACGGGATTGATGAAAAATTCAAATACCGTATGTTTAAATGGAAAACCGTTGCAGAAAGATTTGCAGAAGCTGATCAACAGACCGGTTTCGATTGAAAACGATGCGAATTGTTTTGCCATGGCAGAAGCCAGGATTGGCGCGGGAAAAGGACATGCAGTTGTGTTTGGTGTAATTATGGGAACGGGTTGCGGCGGCGGAATTGTTATTCAGAACAATGTGCTCAATGGCCTGCAGTCGCTGGGCGGCGAATGGGGGCATATGACGGTCGACCCCAATGGCCCGCTGTGTTATTGCGGTAAAAAAGGATGTGTGGAAACGTATATTTCCGGCTCCGGTATTTCAAACCAGTATTTTGAATTAACAGGCAAACGCTTGCCTGCCATACATATTTTAGAATCAGAACAAAAAGAAGCGGTTGAAGTAAAGGAATCTTTTCTGGATCAGTTTGGGCGTGCGCTTTCAAACGTAATTTCAATTATTGATCCGGATATGATTGTGTTGGGCGGAGGGTTATCGAACTATTTACCGCTCTATTCAGAAGGTATTGAAAGAGTTAAAAAGTATATTTTTAGTGATGATTTAATAACACCTATTGTAAAAAACAAAACAGGAGATAGTGCCGGTGTATTAGGTGCTGCCTGGATCGGCCGTTAA
- a CDS encoding acyltransferase family protein: MKSEKPAAYLHFINSFRGFAVLCIVIGHAVSIAYITFFHKHNSADPLLIINEILFDACTLYFTLISGILFSAVLKQKGYLTFYRNKFLYIFLPYVFYTFVFVLLKMKWYRHFTISMDFAEYFSEKFIKDLVYGEGNFVLWYIPLFLCLCIITPLLDFLLHKNRFTQLVFCMLIFSPLLISRMETSATYTFKAVNVIYFAGAYALGMYWGKDIETKMLRLEKYRLHILIAGILASILLAYCYVNGINRVGFVFIRESLFYIQKICFSVIILLLLKKLGNKQPAVLGSIARQAMPVYFMHGVALILLAPVVIEMTRQESVDRINVFILSVLLSLLVIVIPVAIATLAKKVFGKQSRMFIGA, from the coding sequence ATGAAAAGTGAAAAACCTGCAGCATACCTACATTTTATAAATAGTTTCAGAGGGTTTGCGGTATTATGTATTGTCATTGGTCATGCTGTATCCATTGCATATATAACTTTTTTTCACAAACATAATTCTGCCGACCCGTTACTAATTATCAATGAAATTTTGTTTGATGCCTGCACCTTGTATTTTACGCTTATTTCAGGAATATTATTTTCAGCGGTATTAAAACAAAAAGGCTATCTCACATTTTACCGGAATAAATTCCTGTATATTTTTCTGCCCTATGTTTTTTATACGTTTGTTTTCGTTCTCTTAAAAATGAAATGGTACAGGCATTTTACAATCAGTATGGATTTTGCAGAATATTTTTCCGAAAAATTTATCAAAGATCTGGTATATGGAGAAGGTAATTTTGTTTTATGGTATATTCCGCTGTTTTTATGTTTGTGTATCATAACACCCTTGCTTGATTTTTTATTGCATAAAAACAGATTTACGCAGCTTGTTTTTTGCATGTTGATTTTTTCTCCCTTACTTATATCACGTATGGAGACCTCTGCAACGTATACGTTTAAAGCCGTTAATGTGATTTATTTTGCAGGTGCGTACGCATTAGGAATGTATTGGGGAAAAGATATAGAGACGAAAATGCTCAGGCTGGAAAAATATAGATTACATATTTTAATTGCAGGGATTCTTGCTTCAATACTGTTAGCATATTGTTATGTTAATGGGATCAATAGAGTTGGTTTTGTTTTTATACGCGAATCATTGTTTTACATTCAGAAAATATGTTTCAGTGTAATCATTTTGCTGCTATTAAAGAAACTTGGAAATAAACAGCCTGCAGTTCTAGGCAGCATTGCCAGGCAAGCCATGCCGGTTTATTTTATGCATGGTGTTGCATTAATCCTGCTGGCCCCAGTAGTAATAGAAATGACCAGACAGGAATCAGTTGATAGAATAAATGTATTTATTCTATCGGTGCTGTTAAGTTTACTGGTTATTGTTATACCTGTTGCGATAGCCACACTTGCTAAAAAAGTATTCGGCAAACAATCCCGCATGTTTATAGGAGCCTGA
- a CDS encoding META domain-containing protein, which translates to MKKLIVYAAFLAFITASCKAPKSTTTISDKKVDEAAIPVTSNTTSEEADLEGTWELVSIISGPTPFKDLYPNKKPTIAFDARSKQVSGNTSCNSYTGAYSIDGRVISFGTGMALTKMACEGNGENLFVERLRKTNKFFIKEQNTLMLLDGDVALLEFKKIMGPKSY; encoded by the coding sequence ATGAAAAAGTTAATCGTATATGCCGCATTTTTAGCCTTTATAACGGCTTCTTGCAAGGCACCTAAATCAACCACTACTATTTCTGATAAAAAAGTTGATGAAGCTGCTATACCTGTAACATCGAATACTACATCTGAAGAAGCAGATCTTGAAGGTACATGGGAATTAGTTTCTATTATTTCAGGACCAACGCCTTTTAAAGACTTATATCCAAATAAAAAACCTACCATTGCATTTGATGCAAGATCTAAACAGGTGTCCGGCAATACAAGCTGTAATTCATATACAGGTGCTTATAGCATTGATGGCAGAGTGATTTCATTCGGTACCGGCATGGCGTTAACTAAAATGGCGTGTGAAGGCAATGGAGAAAATCTATTTGTTGAACGCTTAAGAAAAACAAATAAATTTTTTATTAAAGAACAAAATACATTAATGCTGCTGGACGGTGACGTTGCCTTGTTGGAATTCAAAAAAATAATGGGGCCGAAAAGCTATTAA